In one Streptomyces sp. NBC_01241 genomic region, the following are encoded:
- the mdlC gene encoding benzoylformate decarboxylase, translating into MPSVRRVSHEFLERRGLTTIFGNPGSNELPFLAELPDSFRYVLGLHEGAVVGMADGYAQATGRPVLVNLHAASGSGNAMGALTNAVASRTPMVVVAGQQVRPAIGPEANLASVDAPALMKPLVGWAAEPACAEDVPRALAQALFEAELQRRPTYLSVPYDDWAAEAGDNCLPILDRRVERGSAPSGEQARRLVEQVTAARRPLLVLGGDIDSAGLFDDAVRLAERLGSPVWAAPSLFRLPFPNRHPLFRGVLPAGIAPVSAAFEGHDLVLVLGAPVFRYHEYLPGRYLPEGTHLIQVTDDASAAARAPMGEALVAAPGAVIDLLVNALDAPGESAGEYRPDPEPPTAEGNRLHPEEVFAALRDRMPHDTAYVVESTSTNSAWWRQMDLRRSGSYYFPAAGGLGFGLPGAVGVAMGSPDRPVVGVIGDGSANYGITALWTAAQHRVPLTVVLLRNGTYGALRWFGGLLGVPDAPGLDIPGLDFTRIAEGYGVASQHVHSAEELRAVLAEHPEHPRLVQVDTALTTPS; encoded by the coding sequence GTGCCGTCCGTACGCCGTGTCTCCCATGAGTTCCTGGAGCGCCGAGGACTCACCACCATCTTCGGCAACCCCGGCTCCAACGAGCTGCCCTTCCTGGCCGAGTTGCCCGACAGCTTCCGCTACGTCCTCGGTCTTCACGAGGGCGCGGTGGTCGGTATGGCCGACGGCTACGCTCAGGCGACCGGGCGCCCCGTCCTGGTCAACCTGCACGCCGCCTCCGGTTCCGGCAACGCCATGGGCGCGCTGACCAACGCCGTAGCCTCCCGCACGCCCATGGTGGTCGTCGCCGGCCAGCAGGTACGGCCCGCCATCGGCCCCGAGGCCAACCTGGCGAGCGTCGACGCACCCGCGCTCATGAAGCCCCTCGTGGGCTGGGCCGCGGAGCCCGCGTGCGCCGAGGACGTACCGCGTGCGCTCGCGCAGGCCCTGTTCGAGGCGGAGTTGCAGCGGCGGCCGACGTATCTCTCCGTTCCCTATGACGACTGGGCCGCCGAGGCCGGTGACAACTGCCTGCCCATCCTCGACCGGCGGGTCGAGCGGGGCTCCGCGCCCAGCGGTGAGCAGGCTCGTCGGCTCGTCGAGCAAGTGACCGCGGCACGGCGGCCGTTGCTCGTGCTCGGCGGCGACATCGACTCGGCCGGTCTCTTCGACGACGCCGTCCGGCTCGCCGAGCGGCTGGGCAGCCCGGTGTGGGCCGCGCCGTCGCTGTTCCGGCTGCCCTTCCCCAACCGGCACCCACTGTTCCGGGGTGTGCTGCCCGCGGGCATCGCGCCCGTCTCGGCAGCGTTCGAGGGCCATGACCTCGTACTCGTGCTCGGAGCACCGGTGTTCCGCTACCACGAGTACCTGCCCGGCCGTTACCTGCCGGAGGGCACCCACCTGATCCAGGTGACCGACGACGCCTCCGCCGCCGCGCGGGCGCCGATGGGCGAGGCGTTGGTCGCCGCACCCGGCGCCGTCATCGACCTGCTGGTGAACGCGCTGGACGCACCCGGCGAGTCCGCGGGCGAGTACCGGCCCGACCCTGAGCCACCGACGGCCGAGGGCAATCGGCTGCACCCGGAGGAGGTGTTCGCGGCGCTGCGCGACCGGATGCCCCACGACACCGCGTACGTGGTCGAGTCCACGTCCACGAACTCCGCGTGGTGGCGGCAGATGGACCTGCGCAGGTCCGGCTCCTACTACTTCCCGGCCGCCGGCGGGCTCGGCTTCGGACTGCCCGGCGCGGTCGGCGTCGCGATGGGCAGTCCGGACCGGCCCGTCGTCGGGGTCATCGGCGACGGCTCCGCCAACTACGGCATCACCGCCCTGTGGACCGCGGCCCAGCACCGCGTGCCGCTGACCGTGGTGCTGCTGCGCAACGGCACGTACGGCGCCCTGCGTTGGTTCGGTGGGCTCCTGGGCGTCCCGGACGCGCCCGGCCTGGACATTCCCGGTCTGGACTTCACCCGCATCGCGGAGGGCTACGGCGTCGCGTCGCAGCACGTCCACAGTGCGGAGGAACTGCGGGCCGTGCTCGCCGAGCACCCCGAACATCCGCGCCTCGTGCAGGTGGACACGGCGCTCACCACGCCGTCGTAG
- a CDS encoding LysR family transcriptional regulator codes for MRSFDLNLARVFVLLYETGSVTATAETLHVTQPTVSYSLGKLRRHFGDELFRRTGRGLTPTAGARRLYEPLQHALAEIDGTVRQADDFDPETMSGRFTIALSDLGETSLLPRLLAKARERAPRVSFTIQPLDVADAEGRLRRGELDAFVATPVLSSHRTVRIPLFRERYVGMVSADHPRVTGDSISLTALAAEQHATVHGPSGHAAPRTALAANGLLDRVAVEATRFSMLPYLLEQTDLIAVIPEYVGEVFTASHRLRLVRLPFEAEPMEVALYARHEASRSPSQRWLVQFMTEVLGERVSPAQLPPSADR; via the coding sequence ATGAGGAGCTTCGATCTCAACCTCGCTCGGGTCTTCGTGCTGCTGTACGAGACCGGCAGCGTCACGGCCACCGCCGAGACCCTGCACGTGACACAGCCGACCGTCAGCTACAGCCTGGGGAAGTTGCGGCGGCATTTCGGTGACGAGCTGTTCCGGCGCACCGGGCGCGGGCTGACTCCGACCGCAGGCGCACGCCGGCTGTACGAACCGTTGCAGCATGCCCTCGCGGAGATCGACGGAACCGTGCGCCAGGCCGACGACTTCGATCCCGAGACGATGTCGGGCCGCTTCACCATCGCCCTCTCGGACCTGGGCGAGACGTCGTTGCTGCCCCGGCTCCTGGCGAAGGCGCGCGAACGGGCACCCCGCGTCTCGTTCACCATCCAGCCGCTCGACGTGGCCGACGCGGAGGGCCGGCTGCGCCGGGGCGAACTGGACGCGTTCGTGGCCACCCCGGTGCTCAGCTCACACCGGACGGTGCGGATTCCCCTCTTCCGGGAGCGCTACGTCGGGATGGTCTCGGCCGACCACCCCCGGGTGACGGGCGACTCGATCAGCCTGACGGCGCTCGCGGCGGAGCAGCACGCGACCGTGCACGGCCCCAGCGGTCACGCCGCGCCGCGCACCGCGCTGGCCGCGAACGGCCTCCTGGACCGGGTCGCCGTGGAAGCCACGCGCTTCTCGATGCTGCCGTACCTGCTGGAGCAGACCGATCTGATCGCCGTCATCCCCGAGTACGTCGGGGAGGTCTTCACAGCCTCGCACCGCCTGCGCCTGGTACGCCTCCCGTTCGAGGCGGAGCCGATGGAAGTGGCTCTCTACGCGCGCCACGAGGCCTCGCGCAGCCCCTCTCAGCGGTGGCTCGTCCAGTTCATGACCGAGGTGCTGGGCGAGCGGGTGAGCCCCGCGCAACTGCCCCCTTCCGCCGACCGGTAG
- a CDS encoding NAD(P)/FAD-dependent oxidoreductase, producing MAGDLREGRIVVVGASLAGLRAAETLREEGFTGSLTVVGDEPCPPYDRPPLSKQVLLGQVAADTTGLPMRRNPEAEWRLGVRATGLDPMGKRVLLADGDALPYDRLLIATGTRARPWPHPEEAALDGVFTLRTRDDAAGLAERLAAGPRRVLVIGAGFTGSEIASACRERGLDVTVTERGPAPLVGALGGTLAKLAAAMQRNHGVDLRCGVTVTALRGDSSGRFTGADLSDGSRVEADVCVVALGAVRNVEWLADSGLAAGPRGIACDAGCRAFTMYGIVTDDVFVAGDVSRFPHPLFGYQMLSLEHWGNAVAQAEVAAHNMVSPGPLRRPHLALPTFWSSQFGLNIKSVGVPTFSDHVVIAQGSLETRRLAMVYGYQGRVTAAVTVDMAKSLEYYQHLIETAAPFPPASGAADRPLAAEIPVPSDVPDPKGLSHGPTVALTGYLPDRRLTMVQPAG from the coding sequence GTGGCCGGTGATCTGCGCGAGGGTCGGATCGTCGTCGTGGGCGCATCGCTGGCCGGGTTGCGGGCCGCCGAGACACTGCGCGAAGAGGGTTTCACCGGCTCACTGACCGTGGTGGGGGATGAGCCCTGTCCGCCCTACGACCGGCCGCCGTTGTCCAAGCAGGTGCTGCTCGGCCAGGTGGCGGCGGACACGACCGGGCTGCCGATGCGCCGGAACCCGGAGGCCGAGTGGCGGCTGGGGGTACGCGCCACCGGTCTGGACCCGATGGGGAAGCGAGTGCTGCTGGCCGATGGGGACGCGCTCCCGTACGACCGGCTGCTGATCGCCACCGGAACCCGGGCGCGGCCCTGGCCCCATCCGGAGGAGGCCGCCCTGGACGGGGTGTTCACCCTGCGCACCCGCGACGACGCCGCGGGGCTGGCCGAGCGGCTGGCCGCCGGGCCCCGCCGGGTGCTGGTGATCGGCGCCGGCTTCACCGGCTCGGAGATCGCCTCCGCATGCCGGGAACGGGGACTGGACGTCACGGTCACCGAACGCGGCCCCGCACCCCTGGTGGGCGCACTCGGCGGCACCCTGGCGAAGCTCGCGGCCGCCATGCAACGCAACCACGGGGTGGACCTGCGCTGCGGAGTGACGGTCACCGCCCTGCGCGGTGACAGCAGCGGCCGGTTCACCGGTGCGGACCTGTCCGACGGCAGCCGCGTCGAGGCGGACGTGTGCGTCGTGGCATTGGGGGCGGTCCGCAACGTCGAGTGGCTGGCGGACTCCGGGCTCGCAGCGGGCCCGCGCGGGATCGCCTGCGACGCCGGATGCCGGGCCTTCACCATGTACGGAATCGTCACCGACGACGTCTTCGTGGCCGGTGACGTCTCCCGCTTCCCGCACCCGCTGTTCGGGTACCAGATGCTCTCCCTGGAGCACTGGGGCAACGCGGTCGCGCAGGCCGAGGTGGCCGCGCACAACATGGTCAGTCCGGGACCGCTGCGGCGCCCGCATCTTGCCCTCCCGACGTTCTGGTCGAGCCAGTTCGGGCTCAACATCAAGTCGGTGGGCGTGCCCACCTTCTCCGACCATGTCGTCATCGCGCAGGGTTCGCTGGAGACGCGCCGTCTGGCGATGGTCTACGGCTACCAGGGGCGGGTCACCGCCGCGGTCACCGTCGACATGGCCAAGTCGCTCGAGTACTACCAGCACCTGATCGAGACCGCCGCCCCGTTCCCGCCCGCGTCCGGCGCGGCAGACCGTCCGCTGGCGGCCGAGATCCCGGTCCCCTCCGATGTGCCGGACCCGAAGGGGCTGTCCCACGGCC
- a CDS encoding ferredoxin — MQTVVDLTRCQGYAQCVFLAPQVFELHGEEGLLYHPAVPDDQAERVRQAAAACPVQAVLVGEEVKAGGR, encoded by the coding sequence ATGCAGACCGTTGTGGACCTCACGCGATGCCAGGGCTATGCGCAGTGTGTGTTCCTCGCTCCGCAGGTGTTCGAACTGCACGGGGAGGAGGGACTGCTGTACCACCCTGCCGTCCCCGACGACCAGGCCGAGCGCGTACGCCAGGCTGCGGCGGCGTGTCCCGTCCAGGCTGTCCTCGTGGGCGAGGAGGTGAAGGCCGGTGGCCGGTGA
- a CDS encoding MFS transporter encodes MANNISTQSPARSGTASRSSWTVILCWITVLLEGYDLVVLGAIIPTLLKTHHLGMTAGDATTIATLSLVGVAIGAVCVGPLADRLGRRLLLIGSVVLFSVFTILVPLADSVAMFAALRLIAGLGLGACMPVSLTMMSEHMPAHRRARASTLTMTGYHTGAVITSLLALQVTDNWQVLFYALGVAGLGIAAIQWFRLPESDAFVQAKEAPKAQRVAFTELLKPNFLRASIGIWVASFMGLLLVYGLNTWLPKLMNDAGYPVPTAVTQLLVLNVGGVVGLVLGGYVADRRGIKGTTLGWFAVSVLMLACLSIKISSDLLLNTIIFFTGVFVFSAQVLVYAYVTNYYPASVRGTALGSASGIGRIGSIVGPSITGALVTAGIGHPWGFYFFAAVAVFGFLAVLTLPRGTADAQPKTTVSTA; translated from the coding sequence GTGGCAAACAACATATCGACGCAGTCTCCGGCCAGATCCGGCACCGCCTCTCGCAGCTCCTGGACGGTGATCCTGTGCTGGATCACCGTCCTGCTGGAGGGCTACGACCTCGTAGTCCTCGGCGCCATCATCCCCACGCTCCTCAAGACCCACCATCTCGGCATGACGGCGGGCGACGCGACCACCATCGCGACGCTCTCGCTCGTCGGCGTGGCCATCGGCGCGGTCTGCGTCGGGCCGCTGGCCGACCGTCTTGGCCGGCGCCTCCTGCTGATCGGTTCGGTGGTGCTGTTCTCCGTCTTCACCATCCTCGTCCCGCTGGCCGACTCCGTCGCCATGTTCGCCGCGCTGCGGCTCATCGCCGGCCTCGGCCTCGGCGCCTGCATGCCGGTCTCGCTCACGATGATGTCCGAGCACATGCCCGCGCACCGGCGGGCGCGGGCCTCCACCCTGACGATGACCGGCTACCACACCGGTGCCGTGATCACTTCACTGCTGGCCCTGCAGGTCACCGACAACTGGCAGGTCCTCTTCTACGCCCTGGGCGTCGCCGGCCTCGGCATCGCCGCGATCCAGTGGTTCCGCCTGCCGGAGTCGGATGCCTTCGTGCAGGCGAAGGAGGCGCCCAAGGCTCAGCGCGTGGCGTTCACCGAACTGCTCAAGCCCAACTTCCTGCGCGCGAGCATCGGGATCTGGGTCGCCTCGTTCATGGGGCTGCTTCTGGTCTACGGCCTCAACACGTGGCTGCCCAAGCTCATGAACGACGCCGGCTACCCGGTGCCCACGGCCGTCACCCAGCTCCTCGTGCTCAACGTCGGCGGAGTCGTCGGCCTGGTCCTCGGCGGATACGTCGCCGACCGGCGCGGTATCAAGGGCACCACGCTCGGCTGGTTCGCAGTCTCCGTGCTCATGCTGGCCTGCCTGAGCATCAAGATCAGCAGCGATCTCCTGCTCAACACCATCATCTTCTTCACCGGTGTGTTCGTCTTCTCGGCGCAGGTGCTCGTCTACGCCTACGTGACGAACTACTACCCGGCGTCCGTCCGCGGCACTGCACTCGGTTCGGCTTCCGGCATCGGCCGCATCGGCTCGATCGTCGGCCCGTCGATCACCGGCGCCCTGGTCACTGCCGGCATCGGCCACCCGTGGGGCTTCTACTTCTTCGCCGCCGTCGCGGTGTTCGGCTTCCTGGCCGTGCTGACGCTGCCGCGCGGGACCGCCGACGCGCAGCCGAAGACCACCGTTTCCACAGCCTGA
- a CDS encoding LacI family DNA-binding transcriptional regulator, which translates to MASIKDVAAHAGVSVATVSRVLNSHPSVSPDARARVLAAVDVLGYRPNAVARSLRTDRTRTLGLVISDVLNPYFTELARFVEEEARALGYSVIIGNADERPDLQEHHVRTLLDRRIDGLLVSPAEGSSPLMPGSAGSGTPMVFVDRWIQGVDVPVVRADGRDAIRDLVAHLHRLGHRRLAIIAGPAATTTGNERVEAFREALRAYGLALPDAYIGRGDFQADSGRRVTERFLALPEPPEIVFAADNLMALGALDAIRARGLRVPRDIGLAAFDDIPWFLHTDPPITAIAQPTGELGRAAVRALVDIVEGRSPQSVTLPARLVARSSCGEHDPNRRSEL; encoded by the coding sequence ATGGCGAGCATCAAGGATGTCGCGGCCCACGCGGGAGTGTCCGTCGCCACGGTCTCCCGCGTACTCAACAGCCATCCCTCCGTCAGCCCCGACGCGCGCGCTCGCGTCCTCGCCGCCGTCGACGTTCTCGGCTACCGGCCCAACGCCGTCGCCCGTTCGCTGCGCACCGATCGGACACGCACCCTCGGCCTGGTCATCAGCGACGTACTCAACCCGTACTTCACCGAACTGGCCCGCTTCGTCGAGGAAGAGGCTCGCGCCCTCGGGTACAGCGTCATCATCGGAAACGCCGACGAGCGGCCGGACCTGCAGGAACACCACGTACGTACGCTCCTCGACCGCCGGATCGACGGACTGCTTGTCTCCCCGGCCGAGGGAAGCTCCCCGCTCATGCCGGGTTCCGCGGGCAGCGGCACACCGATGGTCTTCGTGGACCGCTGGATCCAGGGTGTGGACGTCCCCGTGGTGCGTGCCGACGGCCGTGACGCCATCCGGGACCTGGTCGCCCACCTGCACCGCCTCGGTCACCGCAGGCTCGCGATCATCGCGGGGCCGGCGGCCACCACCACGGGCAACGAGCGCGTCGAAGCCTTCCGCGAGGCGCTGCGCGCGTACGGACTCGCCCTGCCCGACGCCTACATCGGCCGGGGCGACTTCCAGGCGGACAGCGGGCGCCGCGTCACCGAGCGCTTCCTGGCCCTTCCCGAACCGCCCGAGATCGTATTCGCCGCCGACAATCTGATGGCGCTCGGCGCGTTGGACGCGATCCGCGCACGCGGGCTTCGCGTGCCGCGGGACATCGGGCTCGCGGCCTTCGACGACATCCCGTGGTTCCTGCACACCGATCCGCCGATCACAGCGATCGCCCAGCCGACGGGAGAACTCGGCCGCGCCGCCGTACGCGCGCTGGTCGACATCGTCGAGGGGCGGTCCCCGCAGTCCGTGACCCTTCCCGCCCGCCTTGTCGCACGCAGTTCCTGCGGCGAGCACGATCCGAACCGGAGGAGCGAACTGTGA
- a CDS encoding LacI family DNA-binding transcriptional regulator codes for MAHLAGCSIATVSRVLVGNRPVGAETARRVRAAADSLGYRPNHVARALRSRSTGTIGLVLPQITNPFYPTLVRELTRALHVHDRAVILADCDDDPMTEAARIDALLARQVDALLVVPVDEKRSVAAVTDAAARVPLVLLDRGCGPGVADSVVVDNAAGIQLVLDHLAATGRRRPCFVGAAGTASAAVERRAAYESGAGALDPQAPGRVELGEFSVEWGRAAVDRVRAHRPDAIVCANDLIAIGVLQRLRQLGVDVPGEIAVTGFDDIPMASLTDPGVTTVRQPVAELAAEAARLLDRRLAGEKAGPSRTVRLGPELIVRGSSTTDCTGPADAASGADPAWAMEPAGNPAS; via the coding sequence GTGGCCCACCTGGCGGGCTGTTCCATCGCGACGGTGTCCCGGGTGCTCGTCGGCAACCGCCCGGTCGGCGCGGAAACCGCCCGGCGCGTACGCGCGGCTGCCGACAGTCTCGGCTACCGGCCCAACCATGTGGCCCGTGCCCTGCGCAGCCGCTCGACAGGCACCATCGGCCTCGTCCTGCCGCAGATCACCAACCCGTTCTACCCCACTCTCGTGCGGGAGTTGACGCGCGCGCTGCACGTCCACGACCGTGCCGTGATCCTCGCCGACTGCGACGACGACCCGATGACCGAAGCGGCCCGGATCGACGCCCTGCTGGCCCGGCAGGTCGATGCCCTGCTGGTCGTCCCGGTCGACGAGAAACGCAGCGTGGCCGCGGTGACCGACGCGGCGGCCCGGGTGCCGCTGGTACTGCTGGACCGAGGCTGCGGCCCCGGCGTCGCCGACTCCGTGGTCGTCGACAACGCCGCCGGCATACAGCTCGTGCTGGACCATCTCGCGGCCACGGGGCGTCGCCGTCCGTGCTTCGTCGGGGCTGCGGGCACCGCCTCGGCGGCGGTCGAACGCCGCGCCGCGTACGAGTCCGGCGCCGGCGCACTGGATCCGCAGGCGCCCGGACGTGTCGAACTCGGTGAATTCTCCGTCGAGTGGGGGCGGGCCGCGGTGGACCGGGTCCGCGCGCACCGTCCGGACGCCATCGTCTGCGCCAACGACCTCATCGCCATCGGTGTGCTGCAACGACTGCGACAGCTGGGAGTGGACGTCCCGGGCGAGATCGCCGTCACCGGCTTCGACGACATCCCCATGGCGAGCCTCACCGACCCGGGCGTGACCACCGTGCGCCAACCCGTCGCCGAACTGGCCGCGGAGGCCGCCCGGTTGCTGGACCGGCGACTGGCCGGAGAGAAGGCAGGCCCGAGCCGCACGGTACGACTCGGTCCGGAACTCATCGTCCGCGGCTCCAGCACGACGGACTGCACCGGACCGGCCGACGCCGCATCCGGCGCCGACCCGGCGTGGGCCATGGAGCCTGCCGGAAACCCGGCGTCATGA
- a CDS encoding ribokinase → MHVNNHHQYDLLVVGSANADLVIGVERRPAPGETVLGSDLAVHPGGKGGNQAVAAARLGAVTALLARVGDDAHGRLLLESQRAAGVDTEGVLVGGAPTGVALITVDPSGDNSIVVSPGANGRLTPEDIRAAGPLFEAARVVSVQLEIPLETVAEVAGALSPGTRLVLNPSPPAPLPDHVLAACDPLVVNEHEARYMLGEAAGATPQEWARALLKLGPQSVVVTLGAAGALVADGRTGDVVSVPSPKVEAVDTTGAGDAFTAALAWRLGLGEQLAEAAAFAVRVGAVAVTRQGAQESYPSAEEISAL, encoded by the coding sequence ATGCACGTCAACAACCACCACCAGTACGACCTGCTGGTTGTGGGCTCGGCCAACGCCGACCTGGTCATCGGTGTGGAACGCCGGCCAGCGCCCGGTGAGACCGTGCTCGGTTCCGACCTTGCCGTTCACCCGGGCGGCAAGGGAGGGAACCAGGCGGTGGCCGCCGCCCGCCTAGGGGCCGTCACTGCGCTGCTGGCACGGGTCGGCGACGACGCCCACGGCCGGCTGCTGCTCGAATCGCAGCGGGCGGCCGGGGTGGACACCGAGGGCGTGCTCGTGGGCGGGGCACCGACCGGAGTCGCGCTGATCACCGTGGACCCCTCCGGCGACAACAGCATCGTGGTGTCGCCGGGGGCCAATGGTCGGCTGACCCCGGAGGACATCCGGGCGGCCGGACCCCTCTTCGAGGCGGCGCGGGTCGTGTCCGTACAGCTGGAGATTCCGCTGGAGACGGTTGCCGAGGTGGCCGGTGCCTTGTCACCCGGCACCCGGCTGGTGCTGAACCCGTCCCCGCCCGCACCCCTGCCCGATCACGTGCTGGCCGCCTGCGACCCCTTGGTCGTCAACGAGCACGAGGCGCGCTACATGCTGGGGGAAGCCGCCGGCGCCACGCCCCAGGAGTGGGCGCGAGCACTGCTGAAGCTCGGCCCGCAGTCGGTCGTGGTCACGCTGGGTGCGGCGGGCGCGCTCGTCGCCGACGGTCGTACGGGTGACGTCGTATCCGTACCGAGCCCCAAGGTCGAGGCTGTGGACACGACGGGGGCGGGCGACGCGTTCACCGCCGCCCTGGCCTGGCGGCTCGGCCTGGGAGAGCAACTCGCCGAGGCCGCCGCGTTCGCCGTCAGGGTCGGTGCGGTGGCCGTCACCCGGCAGGGCGCGCAGGAGTCCTACCCGAGCGCAGAGGAAATCTCCGCATTGTGA
- a CDS encoding benzaldehyde dehydrogenase — MTLLDSVVWGGKLYSDGWQDSASAHPVVEPATGAQLGTVGLATEKDAHRAAARAAEAQRAWAATSPQARAAVLRRAGELFTEHAAEIEDWLVREAGSVRAKAGFEVQLAVGECFECASLPTHPQGEVLTTEEARWSLTRRRPAGVVSVIAPFNFPLILGLRSVAPALALGNAVLLKPDPRTAVTGGVVIARIFEEAGLPAGVLHLLPGDGAVGQAVVEAPEVRVISFTGSTPVGRAIGERAGRLLKRAHLELGGNNALVVLPGADVQKAASAGAFGSYLHQGQICMTTGRHIVHESLVEEYTAVLAAKARALPVGDPAREDVALGPIIDRRQLERVHGIVTESVAAGATLAAGGEISGACYRATVLSDVTTDMPAWREEVFGPVAPVIGFSTLEEAARIVDDCEFGLSVGILGDVGTAMKLADRIESGKVHINEQTVADEPNAPFGGVKASGTGSRFGGAAANVEAFTETQWVTVRPDIADYPF, encoded by the coding sequence ATGACACTCCTGGACAGCGTCGTCTGGGGCGGGAAGCTCTACAGCGACGGTTGGCAGGACTCCGCCTCCGCGCACCCGGTGGTCGAACCGGCGACCGGTGCCCAGCTCGGCACCGTGGGCCTGGCCACGGAGAAGGACGCGCACCGCGCCGCCGCCCGTGCCGCCGAGGCGCAGCGGGCGTGGGCCGCGACCTCGCCGCAGGCACGGGCCGCCGTGCTGCGCCGGGCGGGCGAACTGTTCACCGAGCATGCGGCGGAGATCGAGGACTGGCTCGTGCGCGAGGCCGGTTCGGTGCGTGCCAAGGCGGGTTTCGAGGTCCAGCTCGCCGTGGGGGAGTGCTTCGAGTGCGCGTCACTGCCCACGCACCCGCAGGGCGAGGTGCTCACCACCGAGGAGGCGCGCTGGTCGCTCACCCGCCGCCGCCCCGCCGGTGTCGTGAGCGTCATCGCTCCCTTCAACTTCCCCCTCATCCTCGGCCTGCGTTCGGTGGCGCCCGCGCTCGCCCTGGGCAACGCGGTGCTGCTCAAGCCGGATCCGCGCACCGCGGTGACCGGCGGCGTCGTCATCGCGCGCATCTTCGAGGAGGCCGGACTGCCGGCCGGTGTGCTGCACCTGCTGCCGGGCGACGGCGCGGTCGGACAGGCGGTCGTCGAGGCCCCGGAGGTCCGGGTGATCTCCTTCACCGGTTCGACACCGGTCGGGCGGGCCATCGGTGAGCGGGCCGGCCGCCTCCTGAAGCGGGCCCACCTGGAGCTCGGCGGAAACAACGCTCTGGTCGTGCTGCCCGGTGCCGATGTGCAGAAGGCGGCATCGGCCGGCGCGTTCGGTTCGTATCTGCACCAGGGCCAGATCTGCATGACGACCGGCCGCCACATCGTCCACGAGTCACTGGTGGAGGAGTACACGGCCGTGCTCGCGGCGAAGGCCCGTGCGCTGCCGGTCGGCGACCCCGCCCGCGAGGACGTGGCCCTCGGCCCGATCATCGACCGCCGGCAGCTGGAGCGCGTGCACGGCATCGTCACCGAGAGCGTCGCGGCGGGCGCCACGCTCGCCGCGGGCGGCGAGATCTCCGGCGCCTGCTACCGGGCCACCGTGCTGAGCGACGTGACCACCGACATGCCCGCCTGGCGCGAGGAGGTCTTCGGCCCCGTCGCACCGGTCATCGGCTTCTCGACGCTGGAGGAGGCCGCGCGCATCGTCGACGACTGCGAGTTCGGCCTGTCCGTCGGCATCCTCGGCGACGTCGGCACCGCGATGAAGCTCGCCGACCGGATCGAGTCCGGCAAGGTCCACATCAACGAGCAGACCGTGGCCGACGAGCCCAACGCGCCCTTCGGCGGCGTGAAGGCGTCTGGCACCGGCTCCCGCTTCGGCGGCGCCGCGGCCAACGTCGAGGCCTTCACCGAGACCCAGTGGGTCACCGTCCGCCCCGACATCGCCGACTACCCGTTCTGA